The following are encoded together in the Bos javanicus breed banteng chromosome 4, ARS-OSU_banteng_1.0, whole genome shotgun sequence genome:
- the LOC133246122 gene encoding HIG1 domain family member 1A, mitochondrial-like yields the protein MSSDTDISLSSYDEDQGSKLIRKAREAPFVPTGMAGFAAIVAYGLYRLKSRGHTKMSVHLIHMRVAAQGFVEGAMTLGMGYSLYQEFWGKPTP from the coding sequence ATGTCAAGCGACacagatatttctctttcttcatatGATGAAGATCAGGGATCTAAACTTATCCGAAAAGCTAGAGAGGCACCATTTGTCCCCACTGGAATGGCAGGTTTTGCAGCAATTGTTGCATATGGATTATATAGATTGAAGAGCAGGGGACATACTAAAATGTCTGTTCACCTGATCCACATGCGTGTGGCAGCCCAAGGCTTTGTTGAGGGAGCAATGACTCTTGGTATGGGCTATTCCCTATATCAAGAATTCTGGGGGAAACCTACACCTTAG